A single Rhinolophus ferrumequinum isolate MPI-CBG mRhiFer1 chromosome 20, mRhiFer1_v1.p, whole genome shotgun sequence DNA region contains:
- the LOC117012271 gene encoding uncharacterized protein LOC117012271 isoform X2 yields MTSSENNLDSNNGRPFVVHTVAQQPYPSFWYQNPAYNPFCVPGAGSRNGSLYFPCSVVPTQFWHYSGYARKMKTQETQTELQQENMSKKQDLHSKGNSRDIGRVTSFSTNSDIESDNIPEETDGAWSSVAQKRELHAKSSPNETLCGDTPQGSYASENKKMMEEGKGSLVIQFWKTFQETVHLYDLVYGRSMPENVQHNRISRSSCESLGVPSNPQEGEDPILYKGEQIAVGSEQCQVVRHDEMLKSGLTMETDKEKKGHVAVPQILPPPDEVKDGVEIHNTLNSDLYPSSGDVTTCHERPLCISMEAVKDLSLQSRSQKTLVGERKPDNSRGSHGFPEKVDEEEVGEQNSYSQGAVPSAAWLAQFEKVDEAIQCDSCWWQDAELERCLESSTEGSGKGTGRDSRP; encoded by the exons ATGACCTCTTCAGAAAACAATCTTGACAGCAATAACGGCCGACCCTTTGTGGTGCACACCGTGGCCCAGCAGCCTTACCCAAGCTTCTGGTACCAGAATCCTGCCTATAATCCGTTCTGCGTTCCCGGGGCAG GGTCCAGAAATGGAAGCCTGTATTTCCCATGTTCAGTGGTGCCCA CACAGTTCTGGCACTACAGTGGCTatgcaagaaaaatgaaaacacaagagaCTCAAACTGAACTTCAGCAGGAGAATATGAGCAAAAAACAAGATTTACACTCTAAAGGCAACAGCCGTGACATAGGCAGGGTGACCAGTTTCTCTACTAACAGTGACATAGAAAGTGACAACATTCCCGAAGAAACAGATGGGGCTTGGTCTTCGGTTGCTCAGAAGAGGGAACTACATGCTAAGAGCTCTCCTAATGAAACACTGTGTGGTGACACACCTCAAGGAAGCTATGCATCTGAGAACAAGAAAATGATGGAAGAGGGCAAAGGATCTCTTGTAATACAGTTCTGGAAGACTTTCCAAGAAACCGTGCATTTGTATGACCTGGTTTATGGTAGATCCATGCCAGAGAATGTGCAGCACAATAGGATTTCACGGAGTTCATGTGAAAGTCTGGGTGTGCCCAGTAATCCTCAGGAGGGTGAAGACCCCATTTTGTATAAAGGTGAACAAATCGCTGTCGGGTCAGAGCAGTGTCAGGTTGTAAGACATGATGAGATGTTAAAGTCAGGGTTAACCATGGAGACggataaagaaaagaagggaCATGTAGCTGTTCCCCAAATCCTGCCACCTCCAGATGAAGTGAAAGACGGAGTTGAGATCCATAATACTCTGAACTCAGACTTGTATCCATCTTCTGGAGATGTCACCACATGTCACGAAAGGCCACTGTGCATCAGCATGGAAGCAGTCAAGGACCTGAGCCTACAATCTAGATCCCAGAAGACCCTTGTTGGGGAAAGAAAGCCAGACAACAGTAGGGGGAGCCATGGCTTCCCTGAGAAAGTAGATGAAGAGGAAGTGGGAGAGCAGAACAGTTACTCCCAGGGGGCCGTTCCCTCAGCTGCCTGGTTGGCCCAGTTTGAGAAAGTTGATGAAGCCATCCAGTGTGATAGTTGCTGGTGGCAGGATGCAGAACTGGAGAGGTGCCTTGAATCATCAACAGAAGGGAGTGGAAAGGGAACAGGGAGAGATTCAAGGCCTTGA
- the LOC117012271 gene encoding uncharacterized protein LOC117012271 isoform X4: MCYHPAQFWHYSGYARKMKTQETQTELQQENMSKKQDLHSKGNSRDIGRVTSFSTNSDIESDNIPEETDGAWSSVAQKRELHAKSSPNETLCGDTPQGSYASENKKMMEEGKGSLVIQFWKTFQETVHLYDLVYGRSMPENVQHNRISRSSCESLGVPSNPQEGEDPILYKGEQIAVGSEQCQVVRHDEMLKSGLTMETDKEKKGHVAVPQILPPPDEVKDGVEIHNTLNSDLYPSSGDVTTCHERPLCISMEAVKDLSLQSRSQKTLVGERKPDNSRGSHGFPEKVDEEEVGEQNSYSQGAVPSAAWLAQFEKVDEAIQCDSCWWQDAELERCLESSTEGSGKGTGRDSRP; this comes from the coding sequence ATGTGTTATCATCCAGCACAGTTCTGGCACTACAGTGGCTatgcaagaaaaatgaaaacacaagagaCTCAAACTGAACTTCAGCAGGAGAATATGAGCAAAAAACAAGATTTACACTCTAAAGGCAACAGCCGTGACATAGGCAGGGTGACCAGTTTCTCTACTAACAGTGACATAGAAAGTGACAACATTCCCGAAGAAACAGATGGGGCTTGGTCTTCGGTTGCTCAGAAGAGGGAACTACATGCTAAGAGCTCTCCTAATGAAACACTGTGTGGTGACACACCTCAAGGAAGCTATGCATCTGAGAACAAGAAAATGATGGAAGAGGGCAAAGGATCTCTTGTAATACAGTTCTGGAAGACTTTCCAAGAAACCGTGCATTTGTATGACCTGGTTTATGGTAGATCCATGCCAGAGAATGTGCAGCACAATAGGATTTCACGGAGTTCATGTGAAAGTCTGGGTGTGCCCAGTAATCCTCAGGAGGGTGAAGACCCCATTTTGTATAAAGGTGAACAAATCGCTGTCGGGTCAGAGCAGTGTCAGGTTGTAAGACATGATGAGATGTTAAAGTCAGGGTTAACCATGGAGACggataaagaaaagaagggaCATGTAGCTGTTCCCCAAATCCTGCCACCTCCAGATGAAGTGAAAGACGGAGTTGAGATCCATAATACTCTGAACTCAGACTTGTATCCATCTTCTGGAGATGTCACCACATGTCACGAAAGGCCACTGTGCATCAGCATGGAAGCAGTCAAGGACCTGAGCCTACAATCTAGATCCCAGAAGACCCTTGTTGGGGAAAGAAAGCCAGACAACAGTAGGGGGAGCCATGGCTTCCCTGAGAAAGTAGATGAAGAGGAAGTGGGAGAGCAGAACAGTTACTCCCAGGGGGCCGTTCCCTCAGCTGCCTGGTTGGCCCAGTTTGAGAAAGTTGATGAAGCCATCCAGTGTGATAGTTGCTGGTGGCAGGATGCAGAACTGGAGAGGTGCCTTGAATCATCAACAGAAGGGAGTGGAAAGGGAACAGGGAGAGATTCAAGGCCTTGA
- the LOC117012271 gene encoding uncharacterized protein LOC117012271 isoform X3 — translation MEACISHVQWCPFWHYSGYARKMKTQETQTELQQENMSKKQDLHSKGNSRDIGRVTSFSTNSDIESDNIPEETDGAWSSVAQKRELHAKSSPNETLCGDTPQGSYASENKKMMEEGKGSLVIQFWKTFQETVHLYDLVYGRSMPENVQHNRISRSSCESLGVPSNPQEGEDPILYKGEQIAVGSEQCQVVRHDEMLKSGLTMETDKEKKGHVAVPQILPPPDEVKDGVEIHNTLNSDLYPSSGDVTTCHERPLCISMEAVKDLSLQSRSQKTLVGERKPDNSRGSHGFPEKVDEEEVGEQNSYSQGAVPSAAWLAQFEKVDEAIQCDSCWWQDAELERCLESSTEGSGKGTGRDSRP, via the exons ATGGAAGCCTGTATTTCCCATGTTCAGTGGTGCCCA TTCTGGCACTACAGTGGCTatgcaagaaaaatgaaaacacaagagaCTCAAACTGAACTTCAGCAGGAGAATATGAGCAAAAAACAAGATTTACACTCTAAAGGCAACAGCCGTGACATAGGCAGGGTGACCAGTTTCTCTACTAACAGTGACATAGAAAGTGACAACATTCCCGAAGAAACAGATGGGGCTTGGTCTTCGGTTGCTCAGAAGAGGGAACTACATGCTAAGAGCTCTCCTAATGAAACACTGTGTGGTGACACACCTCAAGGAAGCTATGCATCTGAGAACAAGAAAATGATGGAAGAGGGCAAAGGATCTCTTGTAATACAGTTCTGGAAGACTTTCCAAGAAACCGTGCATTTGTATGACCTGGTTTATGGTAGATCCATGCCAGAGAATGTGCAGCACAATAGGATTTCACGGAGTTCATGTGAAAGTCTGGGTGTGCCCAGTAATCCTCAGGAGGGTGAAGACCCCATTTTGTATAAAGGTGAACAAATCGCTGTCGGGTCAGAGCAGTGTCAGGTTGTAAGACATGATGAGATGTTAAAGTCAGGGTTAACCATGGAGACggataaagaaaagaagggaCATGTAGCTGTTCCCCAAATCCTGCCACCTCCAGATGAAGTGAAAGACGGAGTTGAGATCCATAATACTCTGAACTCAGACTTGTATCCATCTTCTGGAGATGTCACCACATGTCACGAAAGGCCACTGTGCATCAGCATGGAAGCAGTCAAGGACCTGAGCCTACAATCTAGATCCCAGAAGACCCTTGTTGGGGAAAGAAAGCCAGACAACAGTAGGGGGAGCCATGGCTTCCCTGAGAAAGTAGATGAAGAGGAAGTGGGAGAGCAGAACAGTTACTCCCAGGGGGCCGTTCCCTCAGCTGCCTGGTTGGCCCAGTTTGAGAAAGTTGATGAAGCCATCCAGTGTGATAGTTGCTGGTGGCAGGATGCAGAACTGGAGAGGTGCCTTGAATCATCAACAGAAGGGAGTGGAAAGGGAACAGGGAGAGATTCAAGGCCTTGA
- the LOC117012271 gene encoding uncharacterized protein LOC117012271 isoform X1 — MTSSENNLDSNNGRPFVVHTVAQQPYPSFWYQNPAYNPFCVPGAGSRNGSLYFPCSVVPSEYPGFLVPQSPLPTTLNRRPGFPMCYHPAQFWHYSGYARKMKTQETQTELQQENMSKKQDLHSKGNSRDIGRVTSFSTNSDIESDNIPEETDGAWSSVAQKRELHAKSSPNETLCGDTPQGSYASENKKMMEEGKGSLVIQFWKTFQETVHLYDLVYGRSMPENVQHNRISRSSCESLGVPSNPQEGEDPILYKGEQIAVGSEQCQVVRHDEMLKSGLTMETDKEKKGHVAVPQILPPPDEVKDGVEIHNTLNSDLYPSSGDVTTCHERPLCISMEAVKDLSLQSRSQKTLVGERKPDNSRGSHGFPEKVDEEEVGEQNSYSQGAVPSAAWLAQFEKVDEAIQCDSCWWQDAELERCLESSTEGSGKGTGRDSRP; from the exons ATGACCTCTTCAGAAAACAATCTTGACAGCAATAACGGCCGACCCTTTGTGGTGCACACCGTGGCCCAGCAGCCTTACCCAAGCTTCTGGTACCAGAATCCTGCCTATAATCCGTTCTGCGTTCCCGGGGCAG GGTCCAGAAATGGAAGCCTGTATTTCCCATGTTCAGTGGTGCCCAGTGAGTATCCCGGCTTCCTCGTACCTCAATCCCCGTTGCCCACTACACTTAACCGCAGACCGGGATTCCCTATGTGTTATCATCCAGCACAGTTCTGGCACTACAGTGGCTatgcaagaaaaatgaaaacacaagagaCTCAAACTGAACTTCAGCAGGAGAATATGAGCAAAAAACAAGATTTACACTCTAAAGGCAACAGCCGTGACATAGGCAGGGTGACCAGTTTCTCTACTAACAGTGACATAGAAAGTGACAACATTCCCGAAGAAACAGATGGGGCTTGGTCTTCGGTTGCTCAGAAGAGGGAACTACATGCTAAGAGCTCTCCTAATGAAACACTGTGTGGTGACACACCTCAAGGAAGCTATGCATCTGAGAACAAGAAAATGATGGAAGAGGGCAAAGGATCTCTTGTAATACAGTTCTGGAAGACTTTCCAAGAAACCGTGCATTTGTATGACCTGGTTTATGGTAGATCCATGCCAGAGAATGTGCAGCACAATAGGATTTCACGGAGTTCATGTGAAAGTCTGGGTGTGCCCAGTAATCCTCAGGAGGGTGAAGACCCCATTTTGTATAAAGGTGAACAAATCGCTGTCGGGTCAGAGCAGTGTCAGGTTGTAAGACATGATGAGATGTTAAAGTCAGGGTTAACCATGGAGACggataaagaaaagaagggaCATGTAGCTGTTCCCCAAATCCTGCCACCTCCAGATGAAGTGAAAGACGGAGTTGAGATCCATAATACTCTGAACTCAGACTTGTATCCATCTTCTGGAGATGTCACCACATGTCACGAAAGGCCACTGTGCATCAGCATGGAAGCAGTCAAGGACCTGAGCCTACAATCTAGATCCCAGAAGACCCTTGTTGGGGAAAGAAAGCCAGACAACAGTAGGGGGAGCCATGGCTTCCCTGAGAAAGTAGATGAAGAGGAAGTGGGAGAGCAGAACAGTTACTCCCAGGGGGCCGTTCCCTCAGCTGCCTGGTTGGCCCAGTTTGAGAAAGTTGATGAAGCCATCCAGTGTGATAGTTGCTGGTGGCAGGATGCAGAACTGGAGAGGTGCCTTGAATCATCAACAGAAGGGAGTGGAAAGGGAACAGGGAGAGATTCAAGGCCTTGA